In Eucalyptus grandis isolate ANBG69807.140 chromosome 4, ASM1654582v1, whole genome shotgun sequence, the following proteins share a genomic window:
- the LOC104441318 gene encoding very-long-chain aldehyde decarbonylase CER1, with the protein MASKPGILTDWPWKPLGSFKYVILAPWMAHGTYQFIAKGPGERDFSYFLILPFLLERMLHNQIWISLSRHRTAKGNNRILDRGIEFEQVDRESNWDDQILLTAILLYMTHWTIPQASHLPFWKTDGVIITVLIHALVVEYIYYWLHRALHHHFLYSRYHSHHHSSIVTEPISSIVHPFAEHIAYAMLFAIPMYTTVLTRTASIASIVAYTTYIDFMNNMGHCNFELIPSRLFTIFPPLKYLMYTPSFHSLHHTQFRTNYCLFMPIYDYIYGTMDESTNATYETSLQKVEDSPDVVHLTHMTTVESIYHLRLGSASLASRHYSPKRYLRIMWPLTLASVVWTWTYGHSFVLERNAFKKLKLQSWVIPRYNVHYRLPWRTEAINALIEEAILDANQKGVKVLTLGLLNQGEKLNEHGELFIQKHRDLRTKLVDGSSLAVAVVLRSIPKGTSQVLLGGNLNKLACAIAHALCATGIQVNVASKDEHEKLKRSLNGKEGGNLIHSRTFSQKIWLVGDELAEEEQKKAPKGTLFIPFSQFPPKQIRKDCLYHGTPAMIAPKSFNNLDSCENWLPRRVMSAWRVAGIVHALEGWNVNECGSMMFDIEKAWEASLQHGFRPLVLRPCEATRD; encoded by the exons ATGGCTTCCAAACCAGGAATTCTCACCGACTGGCCATGGAAGCCTCTGGGGAGCTTCAAG TACGTGATTTTGGCGCCATGGATGGCTCACGGCACATACCAATTCATTGCGAAAGGGCCTGGCGAGAGGGACTTCAGCTACTTCCTTATACTCCCATTTCTTCTAGAGAGGATGCTTCACAATCAGATTTGGATCTCCCTTTCTCGCCACCGAACTGCCAAAGGCAACAACCGGATCCTCGACAGAGGCATCGAGTTCGAGCAGGTGGACCGAGAAAGCAactg GGACGACCAGATTTTGCTCACTGCAATTCTATTATACATGACTCACTGGACAATACCTCAAGCCTCTCACTTGCCATTTTGGAAAACAGACGGTGTGATTATCACCGTTCTGATTCATGCCTTGGTCGTGGAATATATCTATTACTGGCTTCATCGAGCCCTACACCATCATTTTCTCTACTCTCGCTATCACTCCCACCACCACTCCTCCATTGTCACCGAGCCCATCTCAT cCATAGTTCATCCTTTCGCGGAACACATAGCGTATGCAATGCTATTTGCAATACCCATGTACACGACGGTGCTCACGAGAACTGCTTCAATCGCATCGATCGTTGCCTACACCACGTACATTGATTTCATGAACAACATGGGTCACTGCAACTTCGAGCTCATCCCCAGCAGGCTCTTCACCATCTTTCCACCTCTCAAGTACTTAATGTACACTCCATC GTTTCATTCGTTGCACCACACACAATTCCGGACAAACTACTGCCTTTTCATGCCTATCTATGACTACATATACGGAACGATGGATGAGTCAACAAATGCCACGTACGAGACGTCTCTTCAAAAAGTGGAAGATTCGCCAGACGTGGTGCATCTAACGCACATGACAACAGTGGAGTCCATCTATCATCTGCGGCTGGGATCTGCCTCCCTCGCTTCTCGACATTACTCACCCAAGCGGTACTTGAGGATCATGTGGCCACTCACACTCGCCTCGGTGGTGTGGACTTGGACCTACGGCCACTCTTTCGTCTTGGAGAGGAATGCCTTCAAGAAACTCAAGTTGCAATCTTGGGTGATTCCAAGATACAATGTCCAT TATCGATTACCATGGCGAACAGAAGCCATTAATGCCTTGATAGAAGAAGCTATACTGGATGCTAACCAGAAAGGAGTCAAGGTTCTGACTTTGGGTCTTCTCAATCAG gGAGAGAAACTGAATGAGCATGGTGAATTGTTTATTCAAAAGCACAGAGATTTGAGGACTAAGTTGGTGGATGGGAGTAGCCTGGCAGTGGCAGTTGTGCTCCGCAGCATTCCCAAAGGGACAAGCCAAGTTCTCCTCGGAGGCAATCTTAACAAGCTTGCTTGTGCCATTGCCCATGCTTTATGCGCAACGGGTATCCAG GTAAATGTGGCTTCTAAGGACGAGCATGAGAAGCTCAAAAGGAGTCTTAATGGAAAGGAAGGAGGCAATTTGATTCATTCAAGAACTTTTTCTCaaaag ATATGGTTGGTAGGAGATGAACTTGCCgaagaagaacagaaaaaggCACCCAAGGGAACGTTGTTCATACCCTTTTCTCAATTCCCTCCAAAGCAAATCCGCAAAGATTGTCTTTACCACGGCACTCCAGCGATGATCGCTCCCAAGTCGTTCAATAATTTGGACTCTTGTGAG AATTGGTTGCCGAGAAGAGTGATGAGTGCTTGGCGAGTAGCAGGGATAGTGCATGCGTTAGAAGGATGGAACGTGAACGAGTGCGGAAGCATGATGTTCGACATAGAGAAAGCATGGGAAGCAAGCCTCCAGCACGGGTTCCGCCCGCTGGTGCTCCGGCCATGTGAAGCAACAAGGGACTAA